From Kineosporia succinea, the proteins below share one genomic window:
- a CDS encoding trypsin-like serine peptidase has product MSTSTAARRWVTGAVLVLAAGTLSLSTSTPASAATTEGPVDEVVSAPAPVFPSRAGERRDQAALDRNGGDRRVLDYWTPERMKNATPVRTPRLPAREAARIGRPAADAGPEVVLSEPVSPEPSPTGRAAPPVTNFSPVNGKIFYRNAKDGKDYICSGSAVNSGSKRVVSTAGHCMHAGPGGTWHQNWVFVPGYKNGSRPYGTFSAKTFQTLSDWVTYGVTPRGLNSDVAFVSTYLNAGGQKLVDAVGGHGIVTGGSEYAFDVSIFGYPGNISSGNVMQACYGSTGPRTDSGYTFSTIYGCNFGGGASGGAWLKSYSNAEGWGYLKTITSWGPVGSTAHSNGPFFGGSVNSLFQAVNADN; this is encoded by the coding sequence ATGAGCACTTCCACAGCAGCGAGGCGATGGGTCACCGGTGCGGTCCTCGTCCTGGCCGCCGGCACCCTCTCCCTGTCCACGTCCACCCCGGCCTCGGCCGCCACCACCGAAGGCCCGGTGGACGAGGTCGTCTCGGCCCCGGCCCCGGTGTTCCCCTCCCGTGCGGGTGAGCGTCGCGACCAGGCCGCTCTGGACCGCAACGGCGGCGACCGGCGCGTGCTGGACTACTGGACCCCCGAGCGCATGAAGAACGCGACCCCGGTCCGGACCCCGCGGCTCCCCGCCCGCGAGGCCGCCCGGATCGGGAGGCCGGCGGCCGACGCCGGCCCGGAGGTCGTGCTCTCCGAGCCCGTGTCCCCCGAACCGTCGCCGACCGGTCGGGCCGCACCGCCCGTCACCAATTTCTCGCCCGTGAACGGAAAGATCTTCTACCGCAACGCCAAGGACGGAAAGGACTACATCTGCTCGGGTTCGGCCGTCAACAGCGGCTCGAAGCGGGTCGTGTCCACGGCCGGGCACTGCATGCACGCCGGGCCGGGCGGCACCTGGCACCAGAACTGGGTCTTCGTGCCCGGGTACAAGAACGGGAGCCGGCCCTACGGCACGTTCTCGGCCAAGACTTTCCAGACGCTGTCCGACTGGGTGACCTACGGAGTTACCCCCCGGGGCCTCAATTCGGACGTCGCCTTCGTCAGCACCTACCTGAACGCCGGTGGCCAGAAGCTGGTGGACGCGGTCGGCGGGCACGGCATCGTGACCGGCGGCAGCGAGTACGCCTTCGACGTCAGCATCTTCGGCTACCCGGGGAACATCAGCAGCGGAAACGTCATGCAGGCCTGCTACGGGAGCACCGGGCCACGCACGGATTCGGGGTACACGTTCTCGACCATCTACGGCTGCAACTTCGGCGGTGGGGCCTCCGGTGGGGCGTGGCTGAAGAGCTACAGCAACGCCGAGGGCTGGGGCTATCTCAAGACCATCACATCGTGGGGCCCCGTGGGCAGCACCGCGCACAGCAACGGCCCGTTCTTCGGCGGCAGCGTGAACTCCCTGTTCCAGGCGGTCAACGCCGACAACTGA
- a CDS encoding glycoside hydrolase family 26 protein has protein sequence MSWNDHADGEPRETGRGLKTQEYGSWADIDSVTRSSQDPQTRATAPKRRRRRLQDQPGHQFRGRGRPARRGFRLTTRQSVALVALLASLTLIVVGTVRQSQHERQTPQAGTVSAAGQSDALQRPLDGRLGLFSGTDLKATQTFEKWLGRDLTFATVFGERATWSDIADPGRNVTMWKDSGYRIVMAVPMLPDTMAATKVAAMEQGAQGKFNDQFVQLAETLVENGQSKAVLRVGWEFNLKSWTWGIDDPGTFIAFYRQIVDAMRSVDGQQFEFDWNPNNGFNPYDAKDYYPGGEYVDYVGVDVYDLHSGIYPYPRNCDDSCREDLQSRAWKENIYGGPRGLEFWTNFAKQQGKPVSLPEWGLWDVYADHSGGADNPQFIKYMHDYITWAPNNVAYADYFNLNSEYGEHSLTTSFPDSRKQFLKLFGG, from the coding sequence ATGAGCTGGAACGACCATGCCGATGGGGAACCCCGGGAGACCGGGCGCGGCCTGAAGACGCAGGAATACGGCTCCTGGGCCGACATCGATTCCGTCACCCGATCGTCGCAGGACCCCCAGACCCGCGCGACTGCCCCGAAAAGGCGGCGCCGGAGGCTCCAGGACCAGCCCGGACACCAGTTCCGCGGACGAGGGCGCCCGGCACGCCGCGGTTTCCGCCTCACCACCCGCCAGAGCGTGGCCCTGGTGGCTCTTCTCGCCAGCCTGACGCTGATCGTGGTGGGCACCGTGCGCCAGTCGCAGCACGAGAGGCAGACCCCGCAGGCCGGGACGGTCTCGGCGGCCGGGCAGTCCGACGCCCTGCAGCGTCCGCTCGACGGCCGTCTGGGCCTGTTCAGCGGCACCGACCTGAAGGCCACGCAGACGTTCGAGAAGTGGCTGGGCCGGGATCTCACGTTCGCCACGGTGTTCGGTGAGCGCGCCACCTGGAGCGACATCGCCGACCCGGGCCGGAACGTGACCATGTGGAAGGACAGTGGCTACCGGATCGTGATGGCGGTGCCCATGCTCCCGGACACGATGGCCGCCACGAAGGTCGCCGCGATGGAGCAGGGGGCCCAGGGCAAGTTCAACGACCAGTTCGTGCAGCTGGCCGAGACCCTGGTCGAGAACGGCCAGAGCAAGGCCGTTCTGCGCGTCGGCTGGGAGTTCAACCTGAAGTCGTGGACCTGGGGCATCGACGACCCGGGCACGTTCATCGCGTTCTACCGGCAGATCGTCGACGCGATGCGCTCGGTGGACGGCCAGCAGTTCGAGTTCGACTGGAACCCGAACAACGGCTTCAACCCCTACGACGCCAAGGACTACTACCCCGGCGGCGAATACGTGGACTACGTCGGTGTGGACGTGTACGACCTGCACAGCGGCATCTACCCCTACCCGCGGAACTGTGACGACTCGTGCCGGGAGGACCTGCAGAGCCGGGCCTGGAAGGAGAACATCTACGGCGGGCCGCGGGGTCTGGAGTTCTGGACGAACTTCGCCAAGCAGCAGGGAAAACCGGTTTCACTGCCCGAGTGGGGGCTGTGGGACGTCTACGCCGACCACTCCGGTGGCGCCGACAACCCGCAGTTCATCAAGTACATGCACGACTACATCACCTGGGCACCGAACAACGTGGCCTACGCCGACTACTTCAACCTCAACTCCGAGTACGGCGAGCACAGCCTGACCACGTCGTTCCCGGACAGCCGCAAGCAGTTCCTCAAGCTGTTCGGCGGGTAG
- the ileS gene encoding isoleucine--tRNA ligase has translation MTRPSEILPPRIDLAELDHRITAWWKANDVFARSLARTADGPAWVFYEGPPTANGAPGTHHVEARVFKDVLPRFKTMKGYSVPRRAGWDCHGLPVELAVEKELGLTGKPDVERVGVAFFNERCRESVLRHVGEFEKLTDRMGYWIDLENAYETMSPEYVDSVWWSLAKIHADGRLTEDFRVTPYCPRDQTTLSDHEVAQGYETVTDPSVFVRFRLQAPLRGQRDVDLLVWTTTPWTLVANTAVAVNPEITYVLARTPLGTFVVAEPLLDVLHDAEPEVLARIPGSDLAGLRYHRPFDLVDIPDAHIVVLADYVTTADGTGLVHQAPAFGADDLSVSRAHNLPVVNPVGRDGRFHDDVPLVGGLFFKDADAVVIRDLTDRDLLLRVQHFEHPYPHCWRCHTPLMYYAQPSWYIRTTRVRDALLRENESTTWHPEHIKHGRYGDWLENNIDWAVSRSRYWGTPLPLWRCANQHVTAIGSRRELGALTGRDLSGLDPHRPFIDEITLACPDCGEISTRVPDVIDAWYDSGAMPFASIGYPHVEGSAELFERTFPAQYICEAIDQTRGWFYTLMAVGTLVFDRSPYENVVCLGHIMAEDGRKMSKHLGNILAPIPLMDAHGADALRWFMACSGSPWSARRVGSGPLEEIVRKVLMTYWNTASFFTLHAHRAGGPRAGERPPLDRWILGEVHLLADAVDDRLENYDTAGAGRLLAQFVDDLSNWYVRRNRQRFAQGDPDALETLFECLEVLTRLLAPIVPFITEEVWQKVVRPRRPQSAESVHLSTWPVPDLSLLDPELQAQVRITRVLAETGRAARKTGKIRVRQPLARALAGVPAAISPALLDDVADELNVRELLLLHEADAVVDHAVKPSFRHLGRRFGQRTPLVARAIQAQDPGRLAAQMRAAGTATVPVDGVPVTIGPEDVVITEVPRTGWVVESQRGVTLALDIRLTPELEAEGVARDVVRLIQQARRDTGLEVTDTISVTVGAPTPVLDAVRAHDDFVRGETLAVQLDLRDEEAEPIRVDVERATGNL, from the coding sequence GTGACCCGACCGTCCGAAATCCTTCCTCCGCGCATCGATCTCGCCGAGCTCGACCACCGCATCACCGCCTGGTGGAAGGCCAACGACGTGTTCGCGCGGAGCCTGGCCCGCACCGCCGACGGCCCGGCGTGGGTGTTCTACGAGGGCCCACCCACCGCGAACGGCGCCCCCGGCACCCACCACGTCGAGGCCCGCGTCTTCAAGGACGTCCTCCCCCGCTTCAAGACCATGAAGGGATACTCGGTGCCCCGCCGGGCCGGCTGGGACTGCCACGGCCTGCCCGTCGAACTCGCGGTGGAGAAGGAGCTGGGGCTGACCGGCAAGCCCGACGTCGAGAGGGTCGGCGTCGCGTTCTTCAACGAGCGCTGCCGGGAGTCGGTGCTGCGTCACGTCGGGGAGTTCGAGAAACTCACCGACCGGATGGGCTACTGGATCGACCTCGAGAACGCCTACGAGACGATGTCCCCCGAGTACGTCGACTCGGTGTGGTGGTCGCTCGCGAAGATCCACGCCGACGGGCGGCTCACCGAGGACTTCCGGGTCACCCCGTACTGCCCGCGCGACCAGACCACGCTCTCCGACCACGAGGTGGCCCAGGGGTACGAGACCGTCACCGACCCCTCGGTGTTCGTGCGCTTCCGGCTCCAGGCCCCGCTGCGGGGGCAGCGGGACGTCGATCTCCTGGTGTGGACGACCACCCCGTGGACGCTGGTGGCCAACACGGCGGTCGCGGTCAACCCGGAGATCACCTACGTGCTGGCGCGCACCCCGCTGGGCACCTTCGTCGTCGCCGAACCGCTGCTCGACGTGCTCCACGACGCCGAACCCGAGGTGCTGGCCCGAATTCCCGGGTCCGACCTGGCCGGGCTGCGCTACCACCGGCCGTTCGACCTCGTCGACATCCCCGACGCCCACATCGTGGTGCTCGCCGACTACGTCACCACCGCCGACGGCACCGGTCTGGTCCATCAGGCGCCCGCCTTCGGCGCCGACGACCTCAGCGTCAGCCGGGCCCACAACCTGCCCGTCGTCAACCCGGTCGGGCGCGACGGCCGTTTCCACGACGACGTGCCCCTGGTCGGCGGCCTGTTCTTCAAGGACGCCGACGCCGTCGTGATCCGCGACCTCACCGACCGCGACCTCCTGCTGCGCGTGCAGCATTTCGAGCACCCGTACCCCCACTGCTGGCGCTGCCACACCCCGCTCATGTACTACGCGCAGCCGTCGTGGTACATCCGCACCACCCGCGTGCGTGACGCCCTGCTGCGCGAGAACGAGTCCACGACCTGGCATCCGGAGCACATCAAGCACGGCCGCTACGGCGACTGGCTCGAGAACAACATCGACTGGGCGGTGTCGCGCTCACGCTACTGGGGCACACCGCTGCCCCTGTGGCGCTGCGCCAATCAGCACGTCACCGCGATCGGCTCACGCCGGGAGCTGGGCGCACTGACCGGTCGCGACCTCTCCGGCCTCGACCCGCACCGCCCGTTCATCGACGAGATCACCCTCGCCTGCCCCGACTGCGGCGAGATCTCCACCCGGGTGCCCGACGTGATCGACGCCTGGTACGACTCCGGCGCCATGCCCTTCGCCTCGATCGGCTACCCACACGTGGAGGGCAGCGCCGAACTCTTCGAGAGAACTTTTCCCGCGCAGTACATCTGCGAGGCCATCGACCAGACCCGCGGCTGGTTCTACACCCTGATGGCCGTCGGCACGCTGGTGTTCGACCGCTCGCCCTACGAGAACGTCGTCTGCCTGGGCCACATCATGGCCGAGGACGGACGCAAGATGAGCAAGCACCTGGGCAACATCCTCGCGCCGATCCCGCTGATGGACGCGCACGGCGCCGACGCCCTGCGCTGGTTCATGGCCTGCTCCGGCTCCCCCTGGTCGGCGCGGCGGGTGGGCAGCGGCCCGCTCGAGGAGATCGTGCGCAAGGTCCTGATGACCTACTGGAACACCGCGTCGTTCTTCACCCTCCACGCTCACCGGGCCGGCGGGCCCCGGGCCGGTGAGCGTCCACCGCTCGACCGCTGGATCCTCGGCGAGGTGCACCTGCTGGCCGATGCCGTCGACGACCGCCTGGAGAACTACGACACCGCCGGCGCGGGGCGACTGCTGGCCCAGTTCGTCGACGACCTGTCCAACTGGTACGTGCGACGCAACCGGCAGCGCTTCGCCCAGGGGGATCCCGACGCCCTGGAAACGCTTTTCGAGTGCCTGGAGGTGCTCACCCGGCTGCTCGCGCCGATCGTGCCGTTCATCACCGAGGAGGTGTGGCAGAAGGTCGTGCGCCCGCGGCGTCCGCAGTCCGCCGAGTCGGTGCACCTGTCCACCTGGCCGGTGCCCGATCTGAGCCTCCTCGACCCGGAACTGCAGGCCCAGGTGAGGATCACGCGGGTGCTGGCCGAAACCGGCCGGGCGGCCCGCAAGACCGGGAAGATCCGGGTGCGCCAGCCCCTGGCCCGGGCCCTGGCCGGCGTACCGGCCGCGATCTCACCGGCGCTGCTCGACGACGTGGCCGACGAGCTGAACGTCAGAGAGCTGCTTCTCCTGCACGAGGCGGACGCCGTGGTCGACCATGCGGTCAAGCCCAGTTTCCGGCACCTCGGGCGGCGTTTCGGGCAACGGACGCCTCTGGTCGCCCGGGCGATCCAGGCACAGGACCCCGGCCGGCTGGCGGCGCAGATGCGCGCCGCCGGTACGGCGACGGTGCCCGTGGACGGCGTGCCCGTGACCATCGGCCCGGAGGATGTGGTGATCACCGAGGTCCCCCGCACCGGCTGGGTGGTGGAGTCGCAGCGCGGCGTGACCCTGGCGCTGGACATCCGGCTCACGCCCGAACTGGAGGCCGAGGGGGTCGCGCGCGACGTGGTGCGCCTGATCCAGCAGGCGCGCCGCGACACCGGTCTCGAGGTCACGGACACCATCTCGGTCACCGTCGGGGCACCGACCCCGGTGCTCGACGCCGTGCGGGCCCACGACGACTTCGTGCGCGGTGAGACCCTGGCGGTGCAGCTGGATCTGAGGGACGAAGAGGCGGAGCCGATCCGGGTGGACGTGGAGAGGGCGACCGGAAATCTGTGA